A window of Candidatus Desulfatibia profunda contains these coding sequences:
- a CDS encoding addiction module protein — protein sequence MNTIEIKKMSRIERLQAMESLWDSLIVEESEIESPEWHRDILEDRKRKIKEGKAEFISLEKLKASNKS from the coding sequence ATGAATACAATCGAAATAAAAAAAATGAGCAGGATAGAACGTCTTCAAGCCATGGAGTCTCTTTGGGATTCACTTATTGTTGAAGAATCCGAGATTGAGTCCCCAGAATGGCATCGAGACATCCTCGAAGACAGAAAAAGAAAGATCAAAGAAGGTAAAGCGGAATTCATTTCTCTTGAAAAGCTGAAAGCAAGCAACAAATCGTGA
- a CDS encoding 4Fe-4S binding protein, translated as MKAAHLAWIRRISQAFFLLLFLFLLVESRLPQDVYLDYSAALTTEQEIGLEYPVTFFFKLDPLVWLTTLISGHKWIKGFAWALGILCATFFFGRIFCGFICPFGTIHHIISYLRPALRGRRMVEANSRTPAQRFKYCLLIALLGAAFLGLNLAGLLDPISFLFRSLALAVFPGLGTGIKSLFDLMAQSDIKILNLISYGAEVLVSPVFGYDYKAYQSGWLIGVLFIAILLMNRIRPRFWCRTLCPLGALLGVFGRFSILRLEKNGEKCTDCKLCLKSCQGAANPIPGEQWETSECLMCFNCFDACPESAIAFKFRWPPLKNKPPDMGRRAVLGGLTAGISLPFLGRLDGQIYKVSDARLIRPPGSLPEKDFLTLCQRCGLCMKACPTNVINPALTEAGMAGFWTPNLVMIQGYCEYTCTLCSQVCPTEAIRKLTVKEKIELPVRIGSAYVDRGRCLPWSGNGPCIVCEEHCPTSPKAIQLIQGAVPGPTGKYIDVKLPYVNLKNCVGCGICEYKCPVKGKPAIRIIAAGESRSPKSQILL; from the coding sequence TTGAAAGCAGCGCATCTGGCCTGGATCAGACGGATCAGCCAGGCCTTTTTTTTATTGCTCTTTTTATTTCTTCTGGTGGAAAGCCGCCTTCCCCAGGACGTCTACCTCGATTATTCCGCAGCGCTTACGACCGAACAAGAGATCGGTTTAGAATACCCTGTCACCTTTTTCTTTAAGCTCGATCCTCTTGTCTGGCTCACAACGCTCATCTCCGGGCATAAATGGATCAAAGGTTTTGCCTGGGCCCTGGGTATACTATGTGCGACCTTTTTTTTTGGCAGGATCTTTTGCGGTTTTATCTGTCCTTTCGGCACGATTCACCATATCATCAGCTATTTAAGACCGGCCCTGAGGGGACGCCGGATGGTCGAAGCCAATTCCAGAACGCCGGCTCAAAGATTCAAATACTGCCTGCTGATTGCGCTTCTTGGAGCCGCTTTCCTTGGGCTGAATCTTGCCGGCCTGCTGGATCCCATTTCATTTCTCTTTCGCTCTCTGGCCCTGGCGGTTTTTCCCGGCCTGGGGACCGGCATTAAATCGCTTTTCGACCTGATGGCCCAAAGCGACATCAAAATCCTGAACCTTATCAGCTACGGTGCCGAGGTCCTGGTATCACCGGTTTTCGGGTATGACTATAAAGCCTATCAAAGCGGGTGGCTGATCGGCGTGCTTTTTATCGCCATCCTGCTGATGAACCGCATCCGGCCGCGATTCTGGTGCCGGACGCTCTGCCCGCTGGGCGCCCTTTTGGGCGTCTTTGGCCGGTTCAGCATTCTGAGGCTGGAAAAAAACGGTGAAAAATGCACGGACTGTAAATTATGCCTCAAAAGCTGCCAGGGCGCTGCAAATCCCATTCCCGGAGAACAGTGGGAGACTTCCGAGTGCCTGATGTGCTTTAATTGCTTTGATGCCTGTCCCGAAAGCGCCATTGCCTTTAAATTCAGATGGCCCCCCTTAAAAAACAAACCGCCGGATATGGGCCGCCGGGCGGTCTTGGGCGGTTTGACGGCCGGCATTTCGCTGCCGTTTCTGGGCAGGCTGGACGGCCAGATCTACAAGGTCTCGGACGCACGCCTGATCAGGCCGCCGGGATCGCTGCCGGAAAAGGATTTTCTGACCTTGTGCCAGCGGTGCGGGCTTTGCATGAAGGCGTGTCCGACCAATGTCATCAATCCTGCCCTCACGGAAGCGGGCATGGCGGGATTCTGGACACCGAACCTGGTTATGATTCAAGGCTACTGTGAGTACACCTGTACCCTTTGCAGCCAGGTTTGTCCTACAGAGGCCATCCGCAAGCTTACCGTAAAAGAAAAAATAGAGCTTCCGGTCAGGATCGGATCAGCCTATGTCGACCGGGGGCGCTGCCTGCCCTGGTCCGGCAACGGACCCTGCATCGTCTGTGAGGAACACTGCCCCACTTCGCCCAAGGCAATCCAGCTTATTCAAGGAGCGGTGCCCGGTCCGACGGGCAAGTATATCGATGTTAAACTGCCCTATGTAAATCTAAAAAACTGCGTCGGCTGCGGGATTTGTGAATACAAATGCCCGGTTAAAGGAAAGCCCGCCATCAGGATTATTGCCGCCGGCGAATCCCGCTCCCCGAAGAGCCAGATTCTGCTGTAA